The following proteins come from a genomic window of Triticum aestivum cultivar Chinese Spring chromosome 6A, IWGSC CS RefSeq v2.1, whole genome shotgun sequence:
- the LOC123128752 gene encoding probable protein phosphatase 2C 7, with translation MVPDGGVKDQEASTSSSPSPPAAAITMAARPPRPVRFKKIARWHPLKYHRFRVWATKTMVDASSSAWAARGAGDVTTAVATAPKESEQEDGKEHICGGWKSEDGSLHCGYSSFRGRRASMEDFYDMKSSKIDAKHINLFGVFDGHGGSCAAEYLKEHLFENLLKHPAFISDTKTAISESYTKTDSDFLDAETNIHREDGSTASTAILIGNHLYVANVGDSRAVISKAGKAIALSDDHKPDRSDERERIENAGGVVTFSGTWRVGGVLAMSRSFGDRLLKRFVVAEPEIQEQEIDDELEYLILASDGLWDVVSNEFCSTPLHL, from the exons ATGGTGCCCGACGGAGGCGTGAAGGACCAGGAGGCCTCCACCTCGAGCTCGCCGTCTCCACCGGCTGCCGCGATAACGATGGCTGCGCGGCCGCCTAGGCCAGTGAGGTTTAAGAAGATCGCCAGGTGGCACCCGCTGAAGTACCACCGGTTCCGCGTGTGGGCCACCAAGACGATGGTCGACGCATCATCGTCCGCTTGGGCGGCAAGGGGAGCCGGGGATGTGACCACGGCGGTGGCGACGGCGCCCAAGGAGAGTGAGCAGGAGGACGGGAAGGAGCACATATGCGGCGGCTGGAAGAG TGAGGATGGAAGCTTGCATtgcggatattctagcttcagagGGAGAAGAGCAAGTATGGAAGACTTCTACGACATGAAATCATCTAAAATAGATGCTAAACATATAAACCTCTTTGGAGTATTTGATG GACATGGTGGTTCATGTGCCGCTGAGTATCTCAAGGAGCACTTATTTGAAAATCTCTTGAAACATCCAGCTTTCATTAGTGATACAAAAACAGCAATAA GTGAGAGCTATACGAAGACTGACTCAGATTTCTTGGATGCTGAAACCAATATTCATAGAGAGGACGGGTCAACTGCATCAACCGCAATTTTGATTGGCAACCATCTTTATGTGGCAAATGTTGGTGATTCACGGGCTGTAATATCGAAGGCGGGCAAAG CTATTGCGCTCTCGGATGATCACAAACCAGACAGAAGTGATGAGCGGGAACGGATTGAGAATGCTGGAGGAGTTGTTACATTTAGTG GAACATGGAGGGTAGGTGGTGTACTTGCAATGTCTCGGTCATTTGGAGATCGTTTGTTGAAGCGGTTTGTTGTTGCAGAGCCTGAGATTCAG GAACAAGAAATAGATGATGAATTGGAGTATCTGATTTTGGCTAGTGATGGCCTGTGGGACGTGGTGTCAAATGAG TTTTGCAGCACGCCGTTGCATTTGTGA
- the LOC123129754 gene encoding uncharacterized protein → MPTRRVAYEAKKFASHVRVWESAWGETCGFFTDSTALSSMQFTHYTPGHISSQGAGSNPATLQVLSIKLVKVAGGLQWPLSVYGMVAVRDVADHNRNILFSRGRSEALELTQDDPFFPLIGPSRAIVFTDLVDIEIQLKVKGGGTKASQDKALINYVSNYGGAYGPGASTLPVENSFCTLELCLQTVKRTVQATIMLVQVVKHGSWPFKYGGRVACSPLSGELMFDDSGFTHIINPSSNQIVLLDSKIEAMPDYNVFKYLSRQVVSVETEGVLDIVIQTYSKSGDIAAHGHIRFRPNYCGISQDKFALGDAEVLVTIAWPLVATSKREIVAERSIV, encoded by the exons ATGCCGACGAGGAGAGTTGCGTATGAGGCGAAGAAATTCGCTTCGCACGTTCGTGTCTGGGAATCTGCATGGGGCGAAACCTGCGGTTTCTTCACGGACTCGA CGGCGCTAAGCTCCATGCAGTTTACACACTACACGCCCGGACACATATCATCCCAGGGAGCCGGGTCCAACCCGGCGACCTTGCAGGTCCTCTCCATCAAGCTTGTAAAAGTAGCCGGTGGCCTCCAGTGGCCATTGTCCGTTTACGGCATGGTTGCCGTCCGCGACGTCGCGGATCACAACCGCAACATTCTCTTCTCCCGCGGTAGGAGCGAGGCCCTGGAACTCACACAAGAT GATCCTTTTTTTCCCTTGATTGGCCCGTCACGTGCCATTGTGTTTACTGACTTGGTTGACATTGAAATCCAACTAAAAGTAAAAGGTGGAGGCACAAAAGCGTCTCAAGATAAAGCATTGATAAATTATGTGTCCAACTATGGCGGTGCATATGGCCCTGGTGCATCTACACTTCCCGTTGAGAACTCTTTTTGCACGCTAGAGTTATGCTTGCAGACTGTCAAACGAACCGTCCAGGCCACTATCATGCTTGTCCAGGTCGTCAAACATGGGTCATGGCCTTTCAAATATGGTGGCCGAGTTGCTTGCTCCCCACTATCTGGGGAACTTATGTTCGATGATAGTGGATTCACTCATATCATTAATCCCTCGTCTAACCAAATTGTATTGCTTGATtcaaaaattgaagcaatgccggA TTATAATGTATTTAAATATCTATCGAGGCAAGTTGTTTCTGTAGAAACTGAAGGAGTGTTGGACATTGTCATACAAACCTACTCCAAATCTGGCGACATAGCGGCACATGGTCATATTCGTTTCAGGCCCAACTATTGCGGCATAAGCCAGGATAAATTTGCCCTTGGTGATGCTGAGGTATTGGTTACTATTGCTTGGCCCCTCGTGGCTACGAGCAAGAGGGAAATTGTGGCAGAACGAAGCATTGTTTGA
- the LOC123131176 gene encoding uncharacterized protein — protein sequence MEGSAGRSTSTETQAPKESETLAPMGRDGSHEEQVTRSDSEFKSEVGAESVKCSDTNEGMSMVKSDKLILEPAEPSTTNAMTRLEQYSVQDDTDHDKMDIGKSGTLLTMEAKEKAAEEMAHEAEMFAWYIEGWESEWGKTCGSFTDQTVLSSTCFVHYTPGRMPQIRRGSTPDTLQVFSIKLAEITGGLRWPLSVYGVVAARDTVDHNRNLIFSCDRSHAQELKQDDPFLHLIGPSRAIVFEDMLDFEIQLKVKGTTQSEDEALIRHVCSYAGGGYGPGVTIENCFCSLELCLQRVTRSVQATIVSVQVVKGSWPFEYGGRVACYSLSGEFVPTDRGVVRAIDPSSSQIVLHDSKDGAELKGFHGYVHLSRRVVSVGIRGMLDVEIQAYSKSGDTATRGHVSFLPKLCNISHEKCDLDGAEVVVTVAWSLVPTDKRDIMAEGWSGAKVI from the exons ATGGAGGGATCAGCCGGCAGATCAACGAGCACGGAGACGCAGGCGCCCAAGGAATCAGAGACGTTGGCACCGATGGGTCGGGATGGTAGCCACGAGGAGCAGGTGACGCGGAGTGACTCTGAATTCAAATCAGAGGTGGGGGCAGAGTCAGTGAAGTGTTCGGATACCAACGAGGGGATGTCCATGGTCAAATCAGACAAGTTGATACTCGAACCTGCAGAGCCCAGCACCACCAATGCAATGACCAGATTGGAACAGTACTCCGTCCAAGATGACACCGATCATGACAAGATGGACATAGGCAAATCAGGCACACTATTGaccatggaggccaaggagaaggccgctGAGGAGATGGCTCACGAGGCCGAGATGTTCGCTTGGTACATTGAGGGTTGGGAATCGGAATGGGGTAAAACCTGCGGTTCCTTCACAGACCAAA CGGTGCTGAGTTCCACGTGTTTTGTACACTACACACCTGGACGCATGCCACAGATTCGTAGAGGGTCTACCCCGGACACCTTGCAGGTCTTCTCCATCAAGCTTGCAGAAATAACCGGTGGCCTCCGATGGCCATTGTCTGTGTACGGCGTGGTCGCCGCCCGAGACACCGTGGATCACAACCGCAATCTTATCTTCTCTTGCGATAGGAGCCATGCCCAAGAACTGAAACAAGAT GATCCTTTTTTGCACTTGATTGGCCCGTCCCGTGCAATTGTGTTTGaggacatgctcgacttcgaaatCCAATTAAAAGTGAAAGGTACAACCCAGTCTGAAGATGAAGCACTGATCAGACATGTATGCAGTTACGCGGGAGGAGGATATGGTCCTGGTGTAACTATTGAGAACTGTTTCTGCTCGCTGGAGTTATGCCTGCAGCGAGTTACTCGATCGGTCCAGGCCACTATTGTGAGTGTCCAGGTTGTGAAAGGGTCATGGCCCTTTGAATATGGCGGACGAGTTGCTTGCTACTCGCTGTCAGGAGAATTTGTGCCCACGGATAGGGGAGTTGTCCGTGCTATTGATCCCTCGTCCAGCCAAATTGTGCTGCATGATTCAAAAGATGGAGCGGAACTGAAAGGTTTCCATGGTTATGTGCATCTTTCGAGGCGGGTTGTTTCGGTAGGAATTAGAGGAATGTTGGATGTTGAGATACAAGCCTATTCCAAATCTGGTGATACCGCTACACGAGGTCATGTCAGTTTCCTGCCCAAACTTTGCAACATAAGCCATGAGAAATGTGACCTAGATGGCGCTGAGGTAGTGGTTACTGTTGCTTGGTCTCTTGTCCCTACGGACAAGCGGGACATCATGGCAGAGGGATGGAGCGGCGCGAAGGTTATTTGA
- the LOC123131178 gene encoding uncharacterized protein, translated as MAAAQRYRTRLFVAAPDDGEGGYLLFSLDLNCLFSSQEKPQPQPDVDCLPPPLLSLPDPVACFRRIHSNEYMVFSDSPCGDLIAGIGANGRTLLYDGAAFTRGPDMISPKRFVFFLVPVRCRMFFAITAYPEYDSGPRFEALQQQPSPGDGSRWAWSAVPDPPGLACRPAEVKAYFVSGARVWVSVRYQGTYSYHTARRRWRAEGAWELPIYRRGVLVSDFLGTGRRLLFGFRALDKYDNENPFCAVDMDASPPTVVATWPEACPAKQLWRAGYGTCGQMGQVGYYEVVGFASG; from the coding sequence ATGGCCGCCGCGCAGCGCTACCGCACCCGACTGTTTGTGGCGGCGCCGGACGACGGTGAAGGAGGCTACCTCCTCTTCAGCCTCGACCTCAACTGTCTCTTCTCCTCCCAGGAGAAACCGCAACCCCAGCCCGACGTCGActgcctgccgccgccgctgctcagCCTGCCCGACCCCGTCGCCTGCTTTAGGAGAATCCACTCCAATGAGTATATGGTGTTCTCGGACTCTCCGTGCGGCGACCTCATTGCCGGCATCGGCGCCAACGGACGGACCCTGCTCTACGACGGCGCCGCCTTCACCCGCGGCCCCGACATGATCTCCCCTAAGCGTTTCGTGTTCTTCCTAGTCCCCGTGCGCTGCCGCATGTTCTTCGCCATCACCGCCTACCCCGAATACGACTCGGGACCCCGGTTCGAGGCTCTCCAGCAGCAGCCGAGCCCTGGCGACGGCAGCCGCTGGGCCTGGAGCGCCGTCCCGGACCCGCCGGGCCTCGCCTGCCGCCCGGCGGAAGTCAAGGCCTACTTTGTGTCGGGTGCGCGCGTCTGGGTCTCCGTGCGGTACCAGGGCACCTACTCCTATCACACGGCGCGCCGCCGGTGGCGCGCGGAGGGTGCCTGGGAGCTGCCCATCTACCGGAGGGGCGTGCTAGTTTCGGACTTCCTCGGCACCGGCCGGCGGCTGCTCTTCGGCTTCCGTGCTTTAGATAAGTATGACAATGAGAATCCCTTCTGCGCCGTCGACATGGACGCCAGTCCGCCAACGGTCGTCGCGACCTGGCCGGAAGCATGTCCTGCTAAGCAGCTGTGGCGCGCTGGATATGGAACATGCGGGCAAATGGGCCAGGTCGGGTACTATGAGGTGGTAGGTTTTGCCTCTGGGTAA